A window of Aquitalea denitrificans contains these coding sequences:
- a CDS encoding polyamine ABC transporter substrate-binding protein codes for MEKWLKQASTMMATSGLLVIALQSAPATAETLNVYNWSDYIAKDTVPNFERQQGVKVRYDNYDSNSTLEAKLLVGNSGYDLVVPTTNFMARQIKAGIYQKLDKSKIDNLKHLDPTLMKLIEGADPGNQYGVPWAYVTIGIGYNSQKAAQALGNGSKVDSWEVLFNPKLAAKVGKCGLSVVDEPVNVFAAALQYMHRNPNSANPKDYEDAYALLKQVRPYITQFNTSGYINDLANGDVCVAMGFSGDVYIASKRAREAKRPYTVGFSNAKEGGLLAFDVMAVPKSAKNPALAMKWINYIEDPKVNAAITNEIFYPTANKEARKYVNPALLADPILYPPESELKHMALIKPLPEAIMQLQNRLWSQLKVNK; via the coding sequence ATGGAGAAATGGTTGAAACAGGCAAGCACGATGATGGCGACTTCCGGTCTGCTGGTCATCGCACTGCAAAGTGCACCGGCAACTGCTGAAACGCTGAACGTGTATAACTGGTCCGATTACATCGCCAAAGATACCGTACCCAATTTCGAAAGGCAGCAAGGCGTAAAAGTTCGTTACGACAACTACGACAGTAACTCCACCCTGGAAGCCAAGCTACTAGTTGGCAACTCTGGCTACGACCTGGTGGTGCCCACCACCAATTTCATGGCACGGCAAATCAAAGCCGGCATCTACCAGAAGCTGGACAAGAGCAAGATCGACAACCTGAAACACCTTGATCCCACTTTGATGAAGCTGATTGAAGGGGCTGATCCTGGCAATCAGTATGGTGTGCCTTGGGCCTATGTCACGATCGGCATCGGTTATAACAGCCAGAAGGCAGCTCAGGCCTTGGGGAATGGCTCCAAAGTCGATTCGTGGGAGGTGCTGTTTAATCCGAAACTGGCCGCAAAGGTAGGGAAATGTGGATTGTCCGTCGTGGATGAACCCGTGAATGTATTTGCAGCAGCCTTACAATACATGCACCGCAATCCGAACAGTGCCAACCCCAAGGACTATGAAGATGCCTATGCCTTGCTGAAGCAGGTTCGTCCCTACATCACCCAGTTCAATACCTCCGGCTATATCAACGACCTGGCAAACGGGGATGTCTGCGTCGCCATGGGCTTTTCCGGTGACGTCTACATTGCCAGCAAACGCGCCCGTGAAGCCAAAAGACCGTACACGGTTGGTTTTTCCAATGCCAAGGAAGGCGGCTTGCTAGCCTTTGACGTGATGGCAGTTCCCAAGAGTGCCAAGAACCCAGCATTGGCAATGAAGTGGATAAACTATATTGAAGACCCCAAGGTGAATGCAGCCATCACCAATGAAATCTTCTACCCGACAGCCAACAAGGAAGCCCGTAAATATGTGAACCCGGCCTTGCTTGCAGATCCCATTCTTTATCCGCCTGAGTCTGAGCTCAAACACATGGCACTGATCAAGCCACTGCCGGAGGCCATCATGCAGCTGCAGAATCGACTGTGGTCGCAGTTGAAGGTCAATAAATGA
- a CDS encoding porin — protein MSSKSVGADAAASHGAMSDSNSPALPVVSEVPKSVEDIYQEASGFAAGKFSIEPSFTYTHYDTRELVLNGFLALDSIFLGNINLDKVVSDSVTLGLTTRYSPSPRWQLDVDIPFVARDATYFSGGAGGAANSVSQGSVRQGPTLGDVSFGLGYKLVEEDADWPDVVWSLRIKTPTGRNPYGIKLVQSAGNNNLSMPDRLPTGNGVWGITTGLSFVKTVDPAVLFASLSYTHYLDGHFSDISPTVGVTQPGDVRLGDSWSWGAGIAFALNDKLSLGLSYSQQMVGQARVRQQGSSWTDVVGSSANAANLNLGLTYAYSKRLSIIPNLSLGMTPDSPNYAFSVKFPYRF, from the coding sequence ATGAGCAGCAAGAGCGTTGGTGCTGACGCGGCAGCAAGTCACGGTGCCATGTCTGACAGCAATAGCCCGGCCCTACCGGTGGTGAGCGAAGTTCCCAAGAGTGTGGAAGACATCTATCAGGAAGCCAGTGGTTTTGCCGCCGGCAAGTTCTCAATCGAGCCCAGCTTCACCTACACCCACTACGACACCCGTGAGCTGGTGCTGAACGGTTTTCTGGCACTGGATTCGATTTTTCTGGGCAATATCAATCTGGACAAGGTAGTCAGCGACAGCGTCACCCTGGGCCTGACTACTCGCTATTCGCCCAGCCCGCGCTGGCAACTGGACGTCGACATCCCCTTCGTGGCGCGTGATGCCACCTACTTTTCCGGCGGTGCCGGCGGTGCCGCCAACAGTGTTTCGCAGGGGTCGGTACGGCAGGGACCGACACTGGGCGATGTCAGCTTTGGCCTAGGTTACAAGCTGGTGGAGGAGGATGCCGATTGGCCAGATGTAGTGTGGAGTTTGCGCATCAAGACACCGACTGGGCGCAACCCTTATGGTATCAAGCTGGTTCAGTCGGCTGGTAATAACAATCTCTCCATGCCGGACCGCCTGCCTACCGGAAATGGCGTTTGGGGTATCACAACCGGCCTGTCTTTCGTCAAGACGGTAGATCCTGCCGTGCTGTTCGCCAGCCTCAGCTACACCCACTATCTGGATGGTCATTTCAGTGATATCAGCCCCACGGTCGGAGTGACTCAGCCGGGCGATGTACGTTTGGGAGACAGCTGGAGCTGGGGTGCCGGTATCGCTTTTGCACTGAACGACAAGCTCAGCCTTGGTCTGTCCTACTCACAGCAGATGGTGGGTCAGGCCCGAGTACGCCAGCAGGGAAGTAGTTGGACCGATGTGGTGGGGAGCAGCGCCAATGCCGCCAACCTGAATCTGGGCCTGACATATGCCTACAGCAAACGACTCTCCATCATTCCCAACCTGTCGCTGGGCAT
- a CDS encoding NAD(P)/FAD-dependent oxidoreductase, translating into MGKDIKTDFLIVGAGLAGISCAINLARINPSQRIVLVEKNRLGQGASSRNSGFVVCHEKPGDGEYINQAGFDRYRQETQFGTAASQLVAQYVKQFDIDCDFDQSGYFIGVSDSSKMSDPAQLLATLKAAGAQVSLQEGDALAARLGTDFYKIAVHCAGGNALIQPAKYVQGLIAGLPPNVEVYEQVNVHAIRPAAGNALEVRGNGHCITTDRVIVCAGAYPGRAGVKSAHILPLELTASLTRPLSQQELNAMDAPQPWGILSAALTGATVRLTQDRRLMIRNTLEYRCRDVSATELQARQNMHLAGLQRRFPWLVKQDIAYTWSGHLSGTRTGNPLFKQWGNQMFAVSGCNGSGIARGTLWGKLLAEYASGVSSDLLRYAVKHGEPGWLPPRPFLDIGASLKIGYERFKSSSEI; encoded by the coding sequence TTGGGAAAAGATATTAAAACAGATTTTCTCATTGTGGGTGCTGGTCTTGCCGGAATCTCCTGCGCCATCAATTTGGCAAGGATCAATCCATCGCAGCGTATTGTGCTTGTAGAAAAAAACAGGCTGGGACAAGGTGCATCATCCCGTAATTCTGGTTTTGTTGTTTGCCATGAGAAGCCTGGTGATGGCGAATATATTAATCAAGCCGGATTTGATCGATATCGCCAGGAAACACAATTTGGCACTGCAGCCAGTCAACTGGTTGCCCAGTATGTAAAGCAATTTGATATCGATTGTGATTTTGATCAGTCCGGTTACTTCATTGGCGTGAGTGACAGCAGCAAGATGTCAGATCCAGCGCAGTTGCTGGCCACGCTCAAAGCGGCGGGAGCCCAGGTCTCGCTGCAGGAAGGAGATGCACTCGCAGCCCGGCTGGGGACCGACTTTTACAAGATAGCCGTCCACTGTGCAGGCGGCAATGCATTAATTCAGCCTGCCAAATACGTTCAGGGTCTGATTGCTGGGCTACCTCCCAATGTGGAAGTGTACGAACAGGTCAATGTTCATGCCATCCGCCCCGCAGCTGGCAATGCCCTGGAGGTACGTGGCAATGGCCATTGCATCACTACGGATCGCGTCATTGTCTGTGCCGGTGCCTATCCAGGGCGTGCGGGTGTCAAATCAGCTCATATCTTGCCACTGGAGCTGACCGCCTCGCTAACCCGCCCCCTCAGTCAGCAGGAGCTCAACGCCATGGATGCTCCCCAGCCATGGGGCATTTTATCCGCCGCCCTGACCGGAGCCACCGTCAGGTTGACACAGGATCGGCGGCTCATGATTCGCAACACGCTGGAATACCGGTGCCGCGATGTGTCTGCCACAGAATTGCAAGCCAGACAGAACATGCATCTGGCGGGTCTGCAGCGGCGCTTTCCCTGGTTGGTTAAGCAGGATATCGCTTACACCTGGTCTGGCCACCTGAGCGGTACACGCACCGGAAACCCCCTGTTTAAGCAATGGGGAAACCAGATGTTTGCCGTATCTGGCTGCAATGGTTCCGGTATTGCGCGCGGCACGCTGTGGGGCAAGCTGCTGGCCGAGTATGCCTCTGGAGTATCTAGCGATCTGCTGCGCTATGCCGTGAAGCATGGCGAACCCGGCTGGCTGCCACCCCGTCCATTCCTCGATATCGGTGCCAGTTTGAAAATTGGCTACGAGCGCTTCAAATCAAGCAGTGAAATCTAA